Within uncultured Methanoregula sp., the genomic segment CATCAAAGAGCCCGGAAATCTTTTCCCGGAATACCTCATCTTCGGGCATCGTGGCAATGGCATGAATGAATATGGGAATAAACGGCTTTGGCTGCAGGAAAATAAAACTGGCTATACGGTCGAGCGCGGCATGGACGTCGGATTCATCCGATAAACCTGCCATGATCTGATCCCTGATCAGCCGGATCATCTCCACGATAACATCCTGCATCAGTGTCCCGCTGTTTGCAAAATACGAGTAGAACGCCCCTTTCGTAACGCCGACTTTCCGTGCGATAGCTTCGAGCGTCACAGCGCCCCACCCACTGCTGGCCGCGACTTCGAGCGCTGCAGCGATGATCTTCTTCTTGGCATCCTCCCGGTATTCCGTGTTGATCCGCGGCATATCTGTACCCGGTTTTGCCTGCTCACTATATTCACCTTGTGTTCGCAATGTTAAATTTATTTTCAATAAACTAAACATAAGTTTAATTAACTGAACATTTGTACACTATGCAGGGACATGAGACCCGCTGGATCAAGGAAATTGAGGAGGAGATGGCGATTCGGATGGAAGAAGCACAGGACAACGGAGACAGGAAGTGTGAGTGGAATGCCGGAAAAACCGGAGAACCCATGAAATTTTTTTCCCGGGTGTTCATCATCCTGTCAGTGATTGTGTTCCTGGCAGTCCCGGTGGCCGCAATCGATACAGGGGCCAGCACCACAAATCCTACGGTGATCATCACGGACTACCGGGTGACCCCGGCAGTGCTCCTGCCCGGGGACCGGGGAACGGTTACCCTCACCATTAAAAATACCGCGGAGAGCGCTTCGGTCAAAGAGAACAGCGGCATCACGACCGGTGGTATATTCGCCAACACGAAGAGTACGGACATCAACGTCTTTATCGAGAATGTTCACCTTGAAGGCAACGGTGTTGCCATTCTCACCGGTGACTTTAACCGGCTTGGTGAGCTCGGCCCCGGCCAGGCAGTCCCGGTCACGTTCGTTATCCGGGCCCCTGAAAAAGACGGGATCTATTTCCCCGAGGTCTGGATCGATGTGAAAGATGCGAGGAGTACCCGGTACCCGGTCATGGTCAATGTCAATACCGATATCTCAACCCAGAAGAAACCCGCCCTTTCAGTCACACAGCAGCTGCCGGAAATGGTCGCCCCCGGAGAGAAATGCACGATTGGGATCGGTATTACGAATACCGGTCTCACCCGGGCGAGCGATATTGCGATGATCATCAATTCGACCACGAAATCTCTCATCCTTACCACTTCCGGCCGCTATTACCGGGAGCATCTTGATCCCGGTGAAGGTACGAACCTGACCCTGGGATTAGCAACCGACAAGAATACTCCCCTCGGTATCGACCCTGTTACACTTATCATTACATACCACGATCCCGACGGGACGCCCGAACGACAGGTGGAGACAATTGGTATCCCGGTAAAGGGGAAGGCAGAAGTCGCTGTCAAGTCCCTTACCACCGACCCGGTCCGCCCGGTGCCAGGCAGCACCTTCACGCTGATCCTCCGGGCAGAGAACACCGGGACCGATCAGGCGACTTCGGTACGGGCCACTCTCGACAGCCCATTTACAGGCACGAAGACTGCGTTCATCGGATCCATTGACAAGAACAGTGATGCTCCGGCAATCTTTTACCTGCAGGCAACAAAGGACGGGACCCTGCCGGCCAATGTGACGATCAGCTACCATGATGATTTCGGTTTCCACACGATCGATGAACCGGCAACGGTCACGACAAGCCCGTCAGCCGGGCTCCTGCCGGTTGTAGTTGTGGTCATGGCGATCTGTCTTATCGCGGGAGCGGCATACTGGTACTTCCGCCTCGGGCCGGGGAAGAGGAATGGGGAATAACGAGAGCGGGTGGCGGGTCTCGGTCTACCTTGCCGTTCGGGCGATCAGACGGGGCAACCGCAGCACGCTCCTCCTCACGATCCTGATCATTGCCCTTGTTGTGGTGCTGATGAACTTCCTCGGCATGATCATAGGGGGGGTCATAACGCTTTACAATGACCAGATGATCGATTACCAGTACGGTCACGTAACGATCGAGCCCCGGGACAAGCAGACCTCTATCGGAAATGCTGACGGCCTCGTGAAACGTCTCCAGGGGATCCCCGGAGTGACTGGTGTCACGGCCCATACCAGCACGGGGACTACCATAACGAACACGAAGAACGGGAAATTCCAGACAAAGTCCCTCGTGGCGTTCGACCCGGTAAACGAGCAGGAAGTCACGCACTACCAGATGGTCATGGTGGACGGGGATTACCTGAGCAAGGGGGATACCGGTGAAATCATGATCGGGATCCTCCTTGCCGGTAACGAGGACGAATCGCAGGACAAGCTCCCCTCTCTCGGGGGAGTCAAGGTCGGCGACCATGTCGATGTGGCTTACAGCAACGGCGTGGTGAAGACCTACCGGGTGAAGGGAATCTACGAGACCCTGGGCGCCCTGATCGATTCTTCTGCTTTTGTGACGCGGGATGAGATGGATTCGATCATGCATTCGGAGAACCAGGCAACCGAGGTTCTTGTCCGGGGCACTTCGGCCGATGACGCCCCGGCGCTGAAATATACGATCATGAGTTATGGTGTTGAGGAGAAGGTGAAGACCTGGAGCGAGAAGGGGAAGGGAATCCTTGGCGACGCCATCTCAAGCCTCAATCTGGTGAAGAACATCATGACGTTCGTCTCCCTTATCGTGGCGAGTGTCGTGGTCTTCATCGTGACTTACATCAATATCATCAACCGCAAAAAACAGATCGGGATCCTGAAAGCGATCGGTATCCGTAAGCAAATCATCGTAGGAAGTTACCTTCTCCAGATAATCTTCCAGTGTGCCTGCGGGATCGCTCTCGGTACCCTGATGCTGAACGCGATCCGTTACGTTCTCACGATCTACCGGATCCGGTTTCCTATGGGGGACCTCACACCGGAGATCGAATATGGGGCGCTTGCGGTCAGCCTTGCACTGCTCTGCCTGGTGTCCCTGGTATCGGCATATATCCCGGCAAAGCAGGTGGCGGATGAAGAGATCCTTGATGCAATGAGGGGCTGACATGATCGAAGTAGAGGATCTGAAAAAGATCTACAGGATGGGTCTCGTAGAAGTTGCTGCCCTCAAAGGCGTCTCGGTGCAAATCGGGAAAGGGGAGTTTGTCGGGATTATGGGACCGTCAGGGAGCGGGAAGTCCACGCTTCTCCACCAGCTCGGTCTTCTCGATACGCCCACAAACGGCAGGATCCTGCTCGATGGCACGGATGTGACCCGGCTCTCAGATGAGGCCCGGACCCGGTTCCGGCTCATGCATCTCGGGTATGTCTTCCAGGACTATGCACTTGTCTCGGAACTGACGGTTAAGGAGAACGTGGCGATCCCGGCGATTGCGCAGGGCCGTCCCCTGTCCGAATGCTATGCCGCCGCAACAGAGATGCTGGAGAAGGTAGGACTGCACCGGCGGCTCGATCATCTTGTATACGAGCTATCCGGCGGCGAGCAGCAGCGTGTTTCCATTGCCCGTGCCCTTGTGAACCATCCCGCGATCGTTTTTGCGGACGAACCGTGCGCAAATCTCGATACGGAGAATTCCCGGACCGTGCTCGAACTCTTCCGGTCGGTTAACCGGGATCTCGGGCAGACGATCGTCATGGTCTCGCACGAGCCGTGGCACCAGAAGTATTTCGACCGGATCATTTTCATCAGGGACGGGACGCTGGACGAGGAGCGGGTTGTCCGGGAGGGGAAGGGTGCCGGCTATCCCGGTTGCGAGTGAGACGGTGCCGGTTTTTCCGGTTATCCCTAAGAAGTAAAAAAGGATCTGCGAAACTCGCGGGGAGTTTTCCCATCATCGGGGTTTTTCTCCTTCCGTTGCGAGTGGCGGACCCCGGGACCGGGTTGGGTGGAGGCCATCGTCAAGTGCCGGAACCGGAGGCACTGAAAAGAGGTACGGACGGGTCGAATACGAACGTGAAACGAACTAACCGTTCAGATCCTGCCGTACTTTTTATGCACCTGTTCCGTGGTCATGATCTCGTTGACGATGATTTCCTCGCCATCGGGATAAAAGAAGATAGTGTACCGGTATGACACGTGCATGCGGTACCGTTCCTTTTTCATCGTGAGCCGCTTGATATCGCCAGTCGCGTGCGGATGATCCGCGAGACGATCGATATGCTCGCCTACAATACGAAGATCCTTGTCGGGGATGCATGAGAGAAATTTTATCGCCCGTTCCGTGATCCGTATCTTCACGGTTATCACGTCTTTGAAAGGCCGAGACCTTTCTTTGCCTTTTCCCACGGAACGGTCTTTTCAGTTGCATCGATCTCATCGAGATCCGCTATGAGCTGCTTGCGCTGGTGCTCGGATATGAGTTCGGCGATCGTATCGTCGAATGTCTGGCCCGGTTTCCGGAGGTTGGAGAGGGTGGCCCAGGTACCCGGCGTCAGGGCAACTCTTTTATTCGCGATCTCTCCTTCTGCTG encodes:
- a CDS encoding S-layer protein, which gives rise to MQGHETRWIKEIEEEMAIRMEEAQDNGDRKCEWNAGKTGEPMKFFSRVFIILSVIVFLAVPVAAIDTGASTTNPTVIITDYRVTPAVLLPGDRGTVTLTIKNTAESASVKENSGITTGGIFANTKSTDINVFIENVHLEGNGVAILTGDFNRLGELGPGQAVPVTFVIRAPEKDGIYFPEVWIDVKDARSTRYPVMVNVNTDISTQKKPALSVTQQLPEMVAPGEKCTIGIGITNTGLTRASDIAMIINSTTKSLILTTSGRYYREHLDPGEGTNLTLGLATDKNTPLGIDPVTLIITYHDPDGTPERQVETIGIPVKGKAEVAVKSLTTDPVRPVPGSTFTLILRAENTGTDQATSVRATLDSPFTGTKTAFIGSIDKNSDAPAIFYLQATKDGTLPANVTISYHDDFGFHTIDEPATVTTSPSAGLLPVVVVVMAICLIAGAAYWYFRLGPGKRNGE
- a CDS encoding FtsX-like permease family protein, whose protein sequence is MGNNESGWRVSVYLAVRAIRRGNRSTLLLTILIIALVVVLMNFLGMIIGGVITLYNDQMIDYQYGHVTIEPRDKQTSIGNADGLVKRLQGIPGVTGVTAHTSTGTTITNTKNGKFQTKSLVAFDPVNEQEVTHYQMVMVDGDYLSKGDTGEIMIGILLAGNEDESQDKLPSLGGVKVGDHVDVAYSNGVVKTYRVKGIYETLGALIDSSAFVTRDEMDSIMHSENQATEVLVRGTSADDAPALKYTIMSYGVEEKVKTWSEKGKGILGDAISSLNLVKNIMTFVSLIVASVVVFIVTYINIINRKKQIGILKAIGIRKQIIVGSYLLQIIFQCACGIALGTLMLNAIRYVLTIYRIRFPMGDLTPEIEYGALAVSLALLCLVSLVSAYIPAKQVADEEILDAMRG
- a CDS encoding ABC transporter ATP-binding protein, with translation MIEVEDLKKIYRMGLVEVAALKGVSVQIGKGEFVGIMGPSGSGKSTLLHQLGLLDTPTNGRILLDGTDVTRLSDEARTRFRLMHLGYVFQDYALVSELTVKENVAIPAIAQGRPLSECYAAATEMLEKVGLHRRLDHLVYELSGGEQQRVSIARALVNHPAIVFADEPCANLDTENSRTVLELFRSVNRDLGQTIVMVSHEPWHQKYFDRIIFIRDGTLDEERVVREGKGAGYPGCE
- a CDS encoding TetR/AcrR family transcriptional regulator — its product is MPRINTEYREDAKKKIIAAALEVAASSGWGAVTLEAIARKVGVTKGAFYSYFANSGTLMQDVIVEMIRLIRDQIMAGLSDESDVHAALDRIASFIFLQPKPFIPIFIHAIATMPEDEVFREKISGLFDENSAIIITALTRFQKAGQIPEEVDLPSAVRAIYAMTIGLGMMTHVLGKDGHRAKQVWMEAVERILLLDASDKR